The window CCAAAGCGGGACAACCAGCCAAAAATGACCTCAAGCGGCTGCTGAGGGAGCTGGGCGGCCTGACGGAACCCGAAACCTGGCTGGGGCTGGCGATGCTGCTGGGTCTGCTGGTTCCCGACAGCAACGGCGAGCGCCTCGTACCGCTGAAGGTGGGGGTGGAGATGCTGCGGAGCTTTCCCGCCTACGCTGTTCAATCGGGCCTGGATTCGGCGTTGCCCGCGCTGGACACCCCAGAGGACGCAAAATTTGGAGCCATCAACCCCTACACCGTCCGGGCCTGCCTGCTCGCGCTGCTGAACGAATGGGACAGGCCCGTGCGCGAAAGCGACCTGAAAACATGGCTGGAAAAGATTTTGCCCAGTCAGGTGCTGGCTTTCGGCGCACAGATGGCGTGGGGCCGCGTGACCGAACTGTCTGACAAGCGCGGCGCGGCCTGGAACGACTGGCTGGACGGTGTGTTGCGCGGCCTGTTTACCCTGCTGGGCAAGGTGACGGTAGAAGGCGAAGGCAAAGACACCGTCATCATTGCCCACCGTCTGACCCCGGACGACACGCCCCCCAGCGGTGGCCCCGCCTGGGTCTTGCAGCCCAACTTTGAACTGCTGGTGTATCCCGCGCAACTGACTGAGCAGCAGTTGCCCATGCTGGCAGCCGCCGAAGCCGTACGGTTTGACGCCCAGACCGCCGTGTACCGCCTGACCCGCAGCAGCGTGTACGCGGCGCTGGAGCAGGGGTTGGCGCTGCCCGACCTACTCGCAGGCCTGGAAGAGGGTTCCGCCACGCCGCTCTCGCCCGCCATGCGCCGCAGCATAGAGGACTGGGCCGCCCGCCGTGACCGTCTGGTGTTGCACCAGGGCGCGACTTTACTGGAATATCCCTCACGTGGAAAGCGTGACGCCGCGCTGCAAAAAGGCGGACAGGCGGTGGGCGAAACGTATTTGTTATTGGATGCAGGCAAAAAACCGCCCGTGGGCGTCTCTGTCCTGAATTACGCCGACGCGCCCAAAGAAACCCTGAAATTCAGCGCGTCGGGCGAATTTATCCTGACCGCGCCGCTCGATCTGCTGGGGCGCGCCTTGCTGTCGGGGCGGGTGAAACAGGTGGGCAAGGAGAAATACCGCTTTGTGCCCCCCGCCGAGGGCCAGACCTACCCCGGCGGCCTGCTGGGGGACGTGGAAGCGCGTACCGTAGGCAAGCTGCCCGAAGAGGTACGGCTGCAACTGGGCATCTGGACGGGCCGCACCCCCGCGCCGGCCCTGAGCGCCGTGACATTGTTTCAGCACCCGCAGGCCAGCGCCCTGGCCCGTTTGCCGCGCCTGGCTGGGCTGCTGGGCACCGCGCTGAGCGCCGAACTGTACACCGTGACGGCCGCCAAAGAGGCCCAGTTGCAGGCCGCGCTGTCTGAACTGGGCCTGCCGACCACCAGCCAGTTCCGGACGCCCAAAGACGCCGACGCCGACCTAGTTGTCATCAGCGATACCCGCAAAAAGCGCGAATATCTGGAAGGCATTATTGCGGCGGGGCAAAACGTCAGGCTGCGCTACCACGAGGAAAAACGCGGCAACGACTGGTACGGCACGGTCAGTAAAGGCCGATTGCGCGTCGCCAACTTCAAGCCACTGAAGATTGACCGCACGGGTTCCACACCCTATCTGGAAGCCAAATTCTTGGAAGGTGGCGAGGAAGAGCGCATCCGCATCGGATACATCGTGGCGCTGGGGGCGCTGTGAATGACACGCTAAGTGCCCTCGCCGCCCGCCCCATACAGACCCACGGCGACGCCCTGGAACTGCTGGACGAACTGAGTTTGCACCTGTATCAGCTTCTCGCGGAGCGCGATTACGACCCCGCCACCATTCCCGAAGTGCTGGCGCTTACGCTGGGGCCACGCGGGAGCTACAGCACACTGCCGCAGACCTTGCACTACGCCTGCACCCGCCTCAAACCCGACCTGGACCGCACCGAAGAGGAAATCTCCAACCTGTCTGGCAGGGTTCTGGCAACTTATAGATAACGTGTTAAGTCGGAAACTGCTCGGTCAACCCCAGGAGTTTTGCTGGCAACTCCCGATACCGGATTTTTTGCCAGGCTGATCGGAGCAGCTTTTTGAGTTCAGCAAGACTGCCGAGACAACAACTGGCCAGTACCTCAGTAGGTGACAACTTCAGTTCGCTAGCGTCCCAGACGGGAAGAACCAACAGTCGCCCCCATCAAGCTTGATGGGGGCGACTGTTCGCGGTCTTCTGGGAGTGTGAAATCAACAGAGGGGCGCTGCTCAGCAGGCTACCGCACTCACCTGGCACTTCAAAGCGCACGCCAGTGACCTCCGAATCGACACACTCCAGCGCCTGATCGACGTGCTTCTGGCGATGATTGTCTCCAGAAGCGTCAATCATCACGACTTGAGTGCCCACCTGCCCGGCGTCAGTACCCCGCAGGCGAAGAAAAGACGGGCAGATCGAACCTTCCGGGATCAGCAGCCGAGCTTTTTCATCGCTCTGCTCGTCGTCCATCTCCCACCAGG is drawn from Deinococcus fonticola and contains these coding sequences:
- a CDS encoding helicase-associated domain-containing protein, whose protein sequence is MKKPQPLKKTLSRPAPDFSEFHPLVADFRLDKYTDMLGNHHALKVARRISGASKVTGLNDASRLIRETLNTPAEVDKLIARLHPTELLLLQELRRRGGLVSSWELFTFARLRDLPLPKQNLSLTAGYLFKDYQPAQWEAASLVWSLLADGLLFPSNVPNPWLSGDYSYYRRTEWRLDSAPPQTVLADPRLLSRLPDDARPAAPLPPPTEAKATTSSLPVTLARLQLLEIVRAVQSIGGVGLTKAGQPAKNDLKRLLRELGGLTEPETWLGLAMLLGLLVPDSNGERLVPLKVGVEMLRSFPAYAVQSGLDSALPALDTPEDAKFGAINPYTVRACLLALLNEWDRPVRESDLKTWLEKILPSQVLAFGAQMAWGRVTELSDKRGAAWNDWLDGVLRGLFTLLGKVTVEGEGKDTVIIAHRLTPDDTPPSGGPAWVLQPNFELLVYPAQLTEQQLPMLAAAEAVRFDAQTAVYRLTRSSVYAALEQGLALPDLLAGLEEGSATPLSPAMRRSIEDWAARRDRLVLHQGATLLEYPSRGKRDAALQKGGQAVGETYLLLDAGKKPPVGVSVLNYADAPKETLKFSASGEFILTAPLDLLGRALLSGRVKQVGKEKYRFVPPAEGQTYPGGLLGDVEARTVGKLPEEVRLQLGIWTGRTPAPALSAVTLFQHPQASALARLPRLAGLLGTALSAELYTVTAAKEAQLQAALSELGLPTTSQFRTPKDADADLVVISDTRKKREYLEGIIAAGQNVRLRYHEEKRGNDWYGTVSKGRLRVANFKPLKIDRTGSTPYLEAKFLEGGEEERIRIGYIVALGAL